A window of Terriglobia bacterium genomic DNA:
CCTTCGTTCAATGGTGTCGTGCTCTCCCTCTTGGCCGGGGGCGGCCCGGTTTCGTCCGCTGGGATTTTTTCCTTGGCAGCCGCTGGCTGTTTTTCGGCTTGCTTGCCGGGGCTGTTGGCGCCGGACTCATGGTCTCGTTCTGGAAGCCCCTCCTGGGCAGCGCCGGTCTGCGCCTCTGCCGCCTTGCTCTGACCTTCGGTGTCGGCGGTGCTCGTCGGGGGCGCCTGCGCACCGCTACTCGCTACCGTCGTGGTCGGCGCTGCTGGCGTGGCCGGGATCGCTGACCCGGGGTCCGCGGCTTGGTTCGGCGGCTTCTGGTGCGCCAGCGAGTTAGCCGTGGACAGCACATAATCCCGGATCGGATGCCAGTTGGCGTACATCACTCCGCCCAACACCGATAGCACCAGCAGCAACGCCCAACCCGCCTTGTGCGACCGCTCCCCCTCTTCCGCGTCTTCCTGAAACAAGTACGAATATCCGTGCTCGCCCGATTTCGCGCTGCCCAGTCCCAGAAACGACGGCCCACTGATCGTCGTCTGGTCTTCGTCCTTGTATTCATCCGCCCACCATAGATTGCTGCGCTTGGCCGGTTCCGGCGCCACCTCGCCGGCCTCAACTGGCTCAGGCTGCGCTTCCACCGCCTCTCGCCTGACCTCCGGTCGCGCGACCTTTTCTTCCGGCTCCTCCGGCGCCTGCATTTGCTGAGTCACCGGCGCCGACTCGACCTCCGCAATCGGCTGGAATATCAGCAGCCTCCCACACATTCCGCAGAAACGGTTTTCCTCCGGATTGTTATGACCGCAATGCCGACACCACACAGCCCACTCTCCTCTCTTACTCTCCAACCCAGACATGCTGCTCTAGTTGTCTTCGCTTGTGACCCGTGCCTGCTCGTAGCCTCCACACCTGTGATTCTCCTCGCCCGCTGCGGGGTTGGATGTACGCCGCCCGGCGCGCGCTAAGGATCGCTCCTGCGCGGCTTTACAGCCCTCCGCCGCGCGTGGTACGCTCCTTTACGTAGAAGGAGATAGCGAAAATTACAGGAGTGCACCCAGTTCAGTGTTAGCCCGAGAGCATAAACAGACCATCATCGGCCAATACCGCACGCACGCTAGCGATACCGGTAGTCCCGAAGTTCAGATCGCGTTGTTGAGTGAGCGCATTGGCCAGTTGACGGAGCACTTCAAGACGCACAAAAAGGACCACGCATCCCGGCGCGGCCTTCTGATGCTGGTGAGCAAGCGGCGTCGCCTGCTCGACTACCTCAAGAAATACGACACCGAGCGCTACAAAGAAGTGATTGCCAAACTCGGCATCCGCAAGTAGCTGCGTTTGCCCACTAAATATCTGTGACTCGGTCGTTTTGCGTCTTCCCGGCGTTGCTCCCCACACCATCGCTTCACCGCGTTGGCGCGTGCGCTTGCGTCTACGCCGGGTCTGCTCTCACCTACCTACCCGGTCCCGCGCTCCTCTTGGAAGGAATTTCTCATGAAGCCAGAACCACAGTCCGTCACCGTCGAATTGACCGGCGGCAAAACCATCTCATTTGAAACCGGCAAGCTCGCCAAGCAGGCCCACGGCTCTGCCGTCGTCCGCACGAACGACAACGTTGTACTCGGTACCGCCACCGCCAACCAGGAGCCCCGCGAGGGCATCGACTTTTTCCCCCTCACCGTCGATTACCGCGAGTACACCTACGCCGGCGGACGGATTCCCGGCGGCTTCATCAAACGCGAAGGCCGCCCCAGCGAGCGCGAAATCCTCACCAGCCGCCAGATTGACCGCCCCATTCGCCCGCTGTTTCCCGAGGGCTTCCGCAGCGAGACGCAGATCATCGCCTTCTGCCTCTCGGCCGACACCCAGAACGATCCCGACGTCGCCGCCATCAATGCCGCCTCCTGTGCCCTGACGCTTTCCGACATTCCCTTCGCCGGGCCGGTTGGTGCGATTCGCGTCGGCCTCAAAGACGGTCAGTTCATCGCCAACCCCACTTACGAAGAGATGCGCGACGGCCTGCTCCGCCTCATGGTGGTCGGCAGTGCCGACGGCATCGTCATGATCGAAGCCGGCGCCAGTGAAGTCCAGGAAGACACCATCGTCGACGCCATCGAGTTCGCGCACAAGGAAATCAAGAAAATCTGTGCTGCCATCAGCGATCTGGCTCAGCGCGCCGGCAAGCCCAAGCGCGCCTTCGAAGCTCCGCAAGTGGACGAAGCCGGCATCGCCGCGCTCCGCAAGAGCATCGGCGCTCGCCTCACCGACGCCCTTGACACCGCCAGGCACCCCAAGGCCGAGAGCCATACCCTGGTCAAAGCGCTCAAAACCGAGTTGAAGGAAGCCATCTCCGAAGAGGACGAAGACGCTCGCAAGCTACTCGCCGCCAACTTCGAAATCCTGCGCGAGCGCCTCTTCCGCGAGCAGGTGATCGGTCAGCGCCGCCGTCCCGACGCCCGCGCCTTCGACCAAGTCCGTCCCATCTGGATCGAAATCGGCGTCTTGCCGCGCACTCACGGTTCGGCCATCTTTACCCGCGGCGAAACTCAGGCACTGGTGACCACCACTCTGGGTACCTCCGACGACATGCAGCGTCTGGAACTGTTCGAAGGCGAAGCTAAGAAGCGCTTCATGTTGCACTATAACTTTCCGCCATTTTCCGTTGGTGAAGTGGCATTTTTGCGTGGCGCTGGACGCCGCGAGATCGGCCACGGTGCCCTCGCCGAGCGCTCCATCGCGGCCGTTCTCCCCGCCGAAACCGACTGGCCCTACGCCATGCGCGTGGTCTCCGACATCCTGGAGTCCAACGGTTCCTCCTCCATGGCCACCGTCTGCGGTGCCTCGCTCTCGCTGATGGACGCTGGCGTTCCGCTCAAGGCGCCGGTGGCGGGCGTCGCCATGGGTCTGGTCAAGGAAGGCGACGATTACGCCATCCTTACCGACATCGCCGGCGCCGAAGACCATTATGGCGACATGGATTTCAAGGTCGCCGGTACCGCGCAGGGCATTACCGCCTTGCAGATGGACATTAAGGTCATGGGCATCACCCCGCAGATCATGCGCGAGGCCCTGCAGCAGGCCAATCGCGGCCGCTTGCACATCCTGGAGCACATGAATCAGGCGTTGCCCGAGCCGCGCGCCGCCGTCTCCGAGTTCGCGCCCCGCTTCTACACCCTGCAAATCCCGACCGACAAGATTCGCGACCTCATCGGGCCCGGCGGCAAGGTCATCCGCGGCATCATCGAGGCCACCGGCGTCAAGATTGATGTCGAGGATAGCGGACGCGTCAACGTCGCCTCCAGCGACCAGGAATCGGCTGCCAAAGCCCTGCAGATGATCGGCGACATCACCGCCACCGCGGAAATCGGCAAGACCTACCTCGGCAAGGTCGTTCGACTCGCCGACTTCGGTGCCTTCGTCGAAATCCTGCCCGGCACTGACGGCCTGCTTCACATCAGCGAAGTCGCCGAACATCGCATCAAGGACGTTCGCGACGAGTTGAAGGAAGGCGACCAGGTCTTGGTGAAAGTGCTGTCGGTCGAAGGCAATCGCATCCGTCTGTCGCGCAAGGCCATCCTCAGGGAGCAGCGCGCCAAGATGGGCGGCGGCGAACCCAGCCTCGAAGGCGGCACTGGTCCGGTGACCTTCGAGGGCGGCGGCGACTTCGTCGAGGAACCCGCAGCCGAGCACGAGCACGAGCCCAACTTCAATCGCGCCGAAGCCCCCAGCGTTGGTGGACGCTCTGAAGGCAGCGGCAGCGGCCGCCGGCCCGGCGGCGGTGGCGGCGGTCGGCGACCCGGCGGCGGGGGTAGCCGTGGCGGCCGTGGCCATGACGGCGGCGGCCGTGGTGGGCGTGGTGGTCGCGGCGGCGACCGCGGCGGCCGACACTAGAGCCGTTTAGGAATTGCTGTAACCGCCGAGGAGGGGCACGGCTTCAGCCGTGCCGTTGAGGCCCGGAAAATTATCCGGCTTTAGCCGCTGAGGGACTGCTTCACGGCTACACCATTTCCCAAGCCGGCCTAAGCTCAAGAGAGCCTTGCGGCACACGCGCCCGCGCGTGTGTTGTATTGCAAACACCGTGAGTTGGAGCGCGCTCGCCCTCGATCGCGCTTTCCTTTGCGCACGAACCAAATTTAATGAGATGTCATCCTGAGCAGCGCGGCAAGCTTCTTGCCGCGTGAGTCGAGGGACCTTGCGTTCGCTCGTCCCCGACCAGGGCCGTCAACCGCTCATCACTCAAATTACCAAATTACAAAATTCCCCAATCCCGCTACACTCTCCCGGTATGCGCCACCTCTTGCTTGCACTGCTGCTGACCACTACCTGCTTCGCCGACACCCGCGCCGGCAGCGTTTCCGCCCTGCTGCCCGCCGCCCGCATCGAGCGCGCCGGCGCCGTCATGGACGCCTCCCGCGGTGCCGAGGTCCAACTCAACGACCTTCTCCGCACCGACGACCAGGGCCGCGTCCGCATCAAGCTCCTCGACCAGTCGGTGCTTTCCATTGGCGTGAAGTCGCAGCTTCGCATCGTGAGCCACGACGCCGCCTCTCGCCAGACCTCGCTCGAACTCAACTACGGAAAACTGCGCGCTCAGGTCTCTAAGATCACCCGCGCCGGAGGCAAATTCGAGCTCCGCACTCCTACCGCTATCGCCGGTGTCATCGGCACCGACTTCGGCGTCGACGCCACCGACCCCAACCTCACCAAGTTCATCTGCATCTCCGGCAACGTTCAACTATCCAGTGTCGACCCCAACATCCCCGGCACCATCACCTGCCGGGGCGGTACCACCGTCACCGTGCGCCGCGGCCATCCTCCCGACCAGCCCGAGCGCGCCACTCGTGACCAGATGGAGAACTGGAAAACCATCACCGAGCCGGACCAGCCCGAGCCCCAGACCCCGTACAAGAACTACTGAAGTAAGAAGTAAGAGTAAGATCTAACTTTCCCTGACCACTTACTTCTGGCTTCCATTTTTCTTACTGCACCGTCACGCGTACCTCGTTCTTGCCTTTTGCCGGCACCACCAGCGTTTCGCCATTCGCCAAAAACGGCTTCAGCACCGCAGCATCGCCCCACTGCAAATCCCATCCCTTTTCCAGCGCCAGCAACGTGTATCGCCCAGGCAGAACGGTTGCCAGTGTGAACGAGCCATCGCTGTCGCTCTGATCGCGGCGAAACAGCGGCAGATTGTTTTCTGGATCCTGTGGCACCAGCAGGATCATCGCTCCCGACTGTGGCTTTCCGTCGCGTAGCGCAACGCCCTCGATCTTGCCCGCTCCCGCGCTCACCATGATGTTCAGCTTCACTGCATCCGAACTGCCGATCTGCAGCGTGCGTCCAGCCATCTTCGCGCCGGTTGCCGTCACGCTGCCGATGAACAGGTCATCGCTGCTGCTCGTCATGATTTCATAAGTTCCCGCGGCGAATCCCTGCGGAAACGCGAACTCACCATTCGCGTTGGCAAGCGCGCTGAACGCCCGCCGCATTGCGCCTCGCCGCAATTCGATCATTGGCGGTTTCGACGGAGCCTTCCCATTCGCCAGCCGCACCGTTCCGCTGACCATCGTCGTCGGCGCCATCTCGCTCGCGTCCAGTTCCGTGTCCGAGACCAGGTCCACTTCGCGCACGCGCGCAAGCTGCTCCTGCTCTGGCTGATCTTGCTCGTCGCTTACTCGCTGTGCCATGCGCGGGAACCTGCGAGCATTCGGCGTGACGCGCAGCAGGTAATGTCCAGGCGCAAGGCCGGAAAGCATGCTTACGTTTCCGCCCATGGGGCGAGTCATGGCCGGCATCGGAACTTCGATGCCGTCAAACATGGTTTGTACCAGCGTTGCATTGACGAATTGCCGCTGTTCCTCTCCCTTTTGTTGTCCCGCTGCGTTGTTGATGCGCACATGCAGCGCGGGAACCGCGCGCAGCATGATGTCGGCCGAGGCGCGGTCGCCGGCTTGCAGCGTGATCGCGCTCGCCGACGCCGCATCGGTCACGTCGGGATAAAACGTCAGCGGATAGGCAACGTCGAGCGCCGGATTGGCTGGCGCGTCGGCGCTTCCGCCGCCAAAGCCAACAACGCCGCCGTCGCGGAAGCCCATTCGGCCCATGAATAGGGGCTGGGCGTACCACGGCCGCGCCGACACCGCGATGTAATACGCGCCCGGCTTGAGATGCGCGAAGTGGTAGCGGCCCTGATCGTCGGTCGAGGTATTTCCCACGACGCGCTTGCTCATCCGTCCTTCGACCATGAGCTCGTGGACCAGCATGACGCGCGCGTTGCGCACCGGCTCATTGCCGTCGTCGGTAACGCGCCCGGTGAACGATGCATCCGGCGCAAGGCGGAAAACGAGATTGGTGCCATCGAGTTCGGGACCGACCACGATGGCGGTAGAGAAGCGCCCTTCGTGCTGCTCGTAACCCTGCGACGCAAACCCGCGGCGCTCTGCTGCCAATGCGTACTTTCCGGCGCGCAGGTGGTCGAAGGCGAACCGTCCATCCGCGCCGGTCATCACGGTTCGGCTGAAGCTGCCGCCGGACAAGGCGATCGTCACATGCGCCTGTGCGACCGGCAAATTGCTGGTCGCGTTGATGGCCACGCCGCTGATCTGATATCCGCCGGCGGCTGCAGGGTTGCGCTGCTGCGCCGCCAGCGGAAGCGCGAGAGCACAAAGGAGTGCGAACGCGAACCGTTGCAGCATCTTCATGGCGCGCCTCGCTTGGTCAGCGTGAGCGTGACGTTGGCGCTGCTGTTGTTGGACACGCTGACGCGCGTCGCCCGCGACGCGTACGGCTCCAGCGCGTCGCGATTCGTGTATTCCAGGCCGTCCGTGCTGTCGAAGGCGAACAGCAGGTAATCTCCCGGCGCGAGCATGTTGATGGTGAATCCGGTCTCCGACGCAAAGTGCGGCTGCGGCGGTGTTGATCGGCGTTCCGGCACAGCCAGCACCATCGCCGTTGCCGCGGCGTTGTCCGACATGACGGACCCGGTGATCGAACCACCGTCGTCGCGCAAGGTAATCTCGATCGGACGCGCGTCGCCTGGAGTGACTACCATGTCCTCACGCAGCAGATCGGTCTGGCCATACGTCGCCGACTGCACGTACCACGGTCCGTGCGGCGAGATTTGCGCCGCGTAGTGTCCTGGCTCCACGTTCTGCAAGGCGTACGATGCGTTGTCGGACGTGCGCTCCATGCTGGAGAACGCACTCATGCGCGTGCTGTCGAGACCGATCAATTGCACCGATGCGTATTGCGCCGGAGCGCGATCTTGCGATGCGCTGCCGCTCCCGAGATTGGGCGAACTCTGCTGTTTGGTGAAATCTGTCCTGACTACGATGGGAATCGAGGCGCCGGGCTGCAGCGGCAGTCGGAGGCCGCTGACGTCGGCCGCCACCGTGATGGTCGCGGTTGCGCTTAAGCTATGGCGCGGCGGTTCGAACGACGAAGCTCGCACCGTGTAGGTGCCCGCCGGCAGCTTGGCGCTGAACGTTCCCTCGCTGGGGTTGAAGTGCACATTGGCCGAGATCGAATCGCCGGAGTGGTTCATGAACTGCACGTTTACGCCCCGCTGGCCCGGCGCGATGCCGGTGACCAGCCCGCTCACATCGAACACCGGCTGCGTGCGCAGGTGGAAGTCCAGTTGCACGGTCTGCCCGCCGCGCACCTCGATGGGAGCGGCGGAGGAAGCATCGGGCGCGCCCGGATAATACGCCGGCGCGTAGCCGAGCCTGGGTTCGCTGGCTGCCCGCGGTGTCGCCGGACGCTGCGCTTCCGCGAACAGGTTGTACGTTCCCGGAACCAGGTTGGCGACGCGGAATTCCCCGTCCTCGTTGCTGGTTGCTTGCTGCCTCTCCTCCCACCGCTTGCGGCCGTTGTTTACGACTTGGTGCTTCAGTCGCACCCGCACGCCTTCCAGCGGCTCGCCGTCATCGCCCGTGATCGTGCCGGTGATAATTCCTTCCGGCGTAAGTGGCAGCATGATCGGGCTCATGCCCGACGTGATTTTTACCGCCGAGCGCGGACGCCCACCGCCGCGCGCGAGTTCATCGGAGTTGAAGAACCCAGGCTTGCGCGCCGTGAACATGGCCTGGCCTTCAGGCACGCCTTCAAAGCGGAAGCTGCCCTGCGAGTCGGTGAAGTCGGAACGCTGAGATGGACCGAACATCTGCACCAGCGCGCGCGGGATGGGCTCGCCGGTCGCGGTGTTGATCACGCTCCCGCTGACGTCGTGCGTGGGCGCGTTGGGATCGAATCCACGCGCCTGGCCGTAGGGTTGCGCTCCCAGGCCCTGCGCGTGCACCAGCGCAACGGTGAGCCAAAGCACAATCCCTGCGGCTAGAACTCTTCTGGGCATGGCAGCGGTGAATCAGATACGAAGCCCACACCGAAACCTGCAACGTGCTGTAACCGAGACCTGAAACTGAAACTTCTTCTTCAACCCTGTGCGGCGGGAACAGTCGCGCGCTTGGGAAACATTTCGCCGATGCGGCGTATCTCCCCGCCGACGCCGCGCAGTTTCTCTTCGATGCGCTCGTAGCCGCGGTCAATGTGGTAGACGCGGTCAATGATGGTCTCCCCGTCGGCGACAAGCGCGGCCAGCACCAGCGAGGCGGAGGCGCGCAGGTCGGAGGCAAGCACGGCGGCGGCGCTGAGCGGCGTCTTGCCGCGCACGATCGCCCGGCGGCCTTCAATCCTGATGTTGGCGCCCATGCGCACCAGTTCCTGCGCGTGCATGAAGCGGTTCTCGAAGATGTTCTCGGTGATGATCGAGGTGCCATCGGCCTGCGTGGCCAGCGCCATGTACTGCGCCTGCATGTCGGTGGCGAATCCGGGATATTCCTCGGTGTTGACGTCAGCCGGCATGATTCCGCCTTCGCTCATCACCCGCACCGACTCGGCATTGTGCCGCACCTTCACGCCCGTCTCCTCCAGCTTCTGCAGGAGCGCGGTCAGGTGGGCGGGATTGCAGTCGGCGACATTGAGGTCACCGCCGGTGAGCGCGGCGGCAATGATGTAGGTGCCGGCTTCGATGCGGTCGGGAATAATGCGGTGGCGCGCGCCGCCCAGCTTGGCGACGCCGTGCACGCGGATGGTCGAACTGCCCGCTCCTTCGATGTTGGCGCCCATCTTGACCAGCAGCGCGGCTAGGTCGGCGACCTCAGGCTCGCGCGCGCAGTTCTCCATCAGGGTTTCGCCGTCGGCGAGCACGGCGGCCATGAGCAAGTCTTCGGTGCCGGTGACTGTGATCTTGTCGAACACGACATGCCCGCCCCGCAGCCGCTCGGCGCGCGCCACCACGTAACCGTGTTCGGTGGTGATGGTCGCGCCCAGCCGTTCCAGGCCCTTGATGTGCAGGTCAATGGGGCGCGCACCGATGGCGCATCCGCCGGGCAACGAGACCTTCGCCATGCCGCAGCGCGCGACCAGCGGCCCGAGCACCAGCGTGGAGGCGCGCATGGTCTTCACCAACTCGTAGGTGGCTTCGGGATGTTCGAGTTTCGCGCAAGAGATGGTGGTGCGATGGTGAGCGCGGCCGTAGCCGAGTTCGACCTCGGCGCCCATGCTGGCCAGCAGCCGGCGCGTGGTTTCGATGTCGCGCACCTGCGGGATATTCTCCAGGATGACCGGCTCGTCGGTGAGCAGCGCCGCCGCCATCGCGGGCAGGGCGGCGTTCTTGGCGCCGCTGATGCGAACGGTGCCGAGCAGGGGATTGCCGCCGCGAATGACGAACTTGTCCATAAAGCAGTGGCCGGTGGTTAGTGTCGCACGAGCACACGCTTGGATCAGCCACGAACCTCAGTTGACATTGTACTTGTGTGCGGAAGTTCGCTGCGAAAGTCGCTTTACCACTGCTCGTTGCCGACCGGAGGTCCCCAGTCGGTTTGCTTGTGACGGTTCGACTTCGTGATCCGCGCGATCAGTTGCGCGAGCAGAGACCGCCGCGCCCGTTTGGGCGGCTTTGTGCGTTTGGGTTTACGCAGACTCTTCTTTGGATTCGCACTCCCTCCAGCC
This region includes:
- the rpsO gene encoding 30S ribosomal protein S15 → MLAREHKQTIIGQYRTHASDTGSPEVQIALLSERIGQLTEHFKTHKKDHASRRGLLMLVSKRRRLLDYLKKYDTERYKEVIAKLGIRK
- the pnp gene encoding polyribonucleotide nucleotidyltransferase, which translates into the protein MKPEPQSVTVELTGGKTISFETGKLAKQAHGSAVVRTNDNVVLGTATANQEPREGIDFFPLTVDYREYTYAGGRIPGGFIKREGRPSEREILTSRQIDRPIRPLFPEGFRSETQIIAFCLSADTQNDPDVAAINAASCALTLSDIPFAGPVGAIRVGLKDGQFIANPTYEEMRDGLLRLMVVGSADGIVMIEAGASEVQEDTIVDAIEFAHKEIKKICAAISDLAQRAGKPKRAFEAPQVDEAGIAALRKSIGARLTDALDTARHPKAESHTLVKALKTELKEAISEEDEDARKLLAANFEILRERLFREQVIGQRRRPDARAFDQVRPIWIEIGVLPRTHGSAIFTRGETQALVTTTLGTSDDMQRLELFEGEAKKRFMLHYNFPPFSVGEVAFLRGAGRREIGHGALAERSIAAVLPAETDWPYAMRVVSDILESNGSSSMATVCGASLSLMDAGVPLKAPVAGVAMGLVKEGDDYAILTDIAGAEDHYGDMDFKVAGTAQGITALQMDIKVMGITPQIMREALQQANRGRLHILEHMNQALPEPRAAVSEFAPRFYTLQIPTDKIRDLIGPGGKVIRGIIEATGVKIDVEDSGRVNVASSDQESAAKALQMIGDITATAEIGKTYLGKVVRLADFGAFVEILPGTDGLLHISEVAEHRIKDVRDELKEGDQVLVKVLSVEGNRIRLSRKAILREQRAKMGGGEPSLEGGTGPVTFEGGGDFVEEPAAEHEHEPNFNRAEAPSVGGRSEGSGSGRRPGGGGGGRRPGGGGSRGGRGHDGGGRGGRGGRGGDRGGRH
- a CDS encoding FecR family protein translates to MRHLLLALLLTTTCFADTRAGSVSALLPAARIERAGAVMDASRGAEVQLNDLLRTDDQGRVRIKLLDQSVLSIGVKSQLRIVSHDAASRQTSLELNYGKLRAQVSKITRAGGKFELRTPTAIAGVIGTDFGVDATDPNLTKFICISGNVQLSSVDPNIPGTITCRGGTTVTVRRGHPPDQPERATRDQMENWKTITEPDQPEPQTPYKNY
- a CDS encoding carboxypeptidase-like regulatory domain-containing protein; amino-acid sequence: MKMLQRFAFALLCALALPLAAQQRNPAAAGGYQISGVAINATSNLPVAQAHVTIALSGGSFSRTVMTGADGRFAFDHLRAGKYALAAERRGFASQGYEQHEGRFSTAIVVGPELDGTNLVFRLAPDASFTGRVTDDGNEPVRNARVMLVHELMVEGRMSKRVVGNTSTDDQGRYHFAHLKPGAYYIAVSARPWYAQPLFMGRMGFRDGGVVGFGGGSADAPANPALDVAYPLTFYPDVTDAASASAITLQAGDRASADIMLRAVPALHVRINNAAGQQKGEEQRQFVNATLVQTMFDGIEVPMPAMTRPMGGNVSMLSGLAPGHYLLRVTPNARRFPRMAQRVSDEQDQPEQEQLARVREVDLVSDTELDASEMAPTTMVSGTVRLANGKAPSKPPMIELRRGAMRRAFSALANANGEFAFPQGFAAGTYEIMTSSSDDLFIGSVTATGAKMAGRTLQIGSSDAVKLNIMVSAGAGKIEGVALRDGKPQSGAMILLVPQDPENNLPLFRRDQSDSDGSFTLATVLPGRYTLLALEKGWDLQWGDAAVLKPFLANGETLVVPAKGKNEVRVTVQ
- a CDS encoding carboxypeptidase-like regulatory domain-containing protein is translated as MPRRVLAAGIVLWLTVALVHAQGLGAQPYGQARGFDPNAPTHDVSGSVINTATGEPIPRALVQMFGPSQRSDFTDSQGSFRFEGVPEGQAMFTARKPGFFNSDELARGGGRPRSAVKITSGMSPIMLPLTPEGIITGTITGDDGEPLEGVRVRLKHQVVNNGRKRWEERQQATSNEDGEFRVANLVPGTYNLFAEAQRPATPRAASEPRLGYAPAYYPGAPDASSAAPIEVRGGQTVQLDFHLRTQPVFDVSGLVTGIAPGQRGVNVQFMNHSGDSISANVHFNPSEGTFSAKLPAGTYTVRASSFEPPRHSLSATATITVAADVSGLRLPLQPGASIPIVVRTDFTKQQSSPNLGSGSASQDRAPAQYASVQLIGLDSTRMSAFSSMERTSDNASYALQNVEPGHYAAQISPHGPWYVQSATYGQTDLLREDMVVTPGDARPIEITLRDDGGSITGSVMSDNAAATAMVLAVPERRSTPPQPHFASETGFTINMLAPGDYLLFAFDSTDGLEYTNRDALEPYASRATRVSVSNNSSANVTLTLTKRGAP
- the murA gene encoding UDP-N-acetylglucosamine 1-carboxyvinyltransferase → MDKFVIRGGNPLLGTVRISGAKNAALPAMAAALLTDEPVILENIPQVRDIETTRRLLASMGAEVELGYGRAHHRTTISCAKLEHPEATYELVKTMRASTLVLGPLVARCGMAKVSLPGGCAIGARPIDLHIKGLERLGATITTEHGYVVARAERLRGGHVVFDKITVTGTEDLLMAAVLADGETLMENCAREPEVADLAALLVKMGANIEGAGSSTIRVHGVAKLGGARHRIIPDRIEAGTYIIAAALTGGDLNVADCNPAHLTALLQKLEETGVKVRHNAESVRVMSEGGIMPADVNTEEYPGFATDMQAQYMALATQADGTSIITENIFENRFMHAQELVRMGANIRIEGRRAIVRGKTPLSAAAVLASDLRASASLVLAALVADGETIIDRVYHIDRGYERIEEKLRGVGGEIRRIGEMFPKRATVPAAQG